One genomic window of Paenibacillus xylanilyticus includes the following:
- the purR gene encoding pur operon repressor produces MKKLKRSARLVEMTQYLLSRPHTVIPLTTFAERYGAAKSSISEDLAIIKEVFEEGGSGELQTLAGAAGGVKWIPKVSREHALAFAERLSNQLEQPDRILPGGYLYMSDLLGQPALMNEAGKIFATAFGNMDIDVVMTVETKGIPLAYATGAQLNLPVVLVRRDHQATEGSAVSINYVSGSHKSLHTMSLSRRAMREHSRVLIVDDFMKAGGTVQGMIDLLAEFNATVAGVGVLVESGSVDSEERLLTDYVSLAQLTAVDAKSRHISVKPGNYFDL; encoded by the coding sequence GTGAAGAAATTAAAACGAAGCGCTAGGCTGGTTGAAATGACGCAGTATTTATTGTCAAGACCGCATACGGTTATTCCGTTAACCACTTTTGCCGAACGTTATGGTGCCGCGAAGTCGTCAATCAGTGAGGATTTGGCGATTATCAAGGAAGTGTTCGAAGAAGGCGGGTCGGGAGAACTGCAAACACTGGCAGGGGCTGCTGGGGGAGTTAAATGGATTCCGAAGGTGTCCAGAGAACATGCTCTGGCTTTTGCCGAACGACTAAGCAATCAGTTGGAGCAGCCTGACCGTATCTTGCCCGGTGGGTATCTCTATATGTCTGACCTGCTTGGACAGCCTGCATTAATGAATGAAGCAGGTAAAATATTTGCGACTGCTTTTGGCAACATGGATATCGATGTAGTCATGACGGTAGAAACGAAGGGCATTCCTCTGGCGTATGCGACTGGAGCCCAGCTTAACCTGCCTGTAGTGCTCGTGCGCAGGGACCATCAGGCTACGGAAGGATCGGCCGTAAGTATCAATTATGTATCGGGGTCCCATAAAAGTCTCCATACCATGTCCCTATCCCGCAGGGCGATGCGTGAGCATTCGAGGGTTCTGATCGTGGATGATTTCATGAAAGCCGGTGGAACGGTACAGGGCATGATTGATTTGCTCGCCGAGTTTAATGCAACGGTAGCAGGTGTAGGGGTGTTGGTAGAATCTGGTTCAGTTGATTCGGAAGAGCGTTTGCTGACCGATTACGTATCTCTTGCGCAGCTGACAGCCGTGGATGCAAAAAGCAGACACATTTCGGTGAAGCCTGGTAACTATTTTGACCTGTAG
- a CDS encoding small, acid-soluble spore protein, alpha/beta type: MSRRRRSVMSEELKYELAKDLGFYDTVQQEGWGGIKAKDAGNMVKRAIQLAEEAARKS, from the coding sequence ATGAGCCGCAGAAGAAGAAGTGTGATGTCAGAAGAGCTCAAGTATGAGCTGGCAAAAGACCTGGGATTTTATGATACCGTACAGCAGGAAGGCTGGGGTGGCATCAAAGCCAAGGATGCAGGCAATATGGTGAAGCGTGCCATTCAGCTTGCTGAAGAGGCAGCACGCAAATCGTAA
- the ispE gene encoding 4-(cytidine 5'-diphospho)-2-C-methyl-D-erythritol kinase, translating into MKIYEKAPAKINLMLDVLHKRSDGFHEVEMIMTMVDLADRLEMSELPRDTIFISSQAGYIPLDEKNLAFQAARLIKERYDVRTGVHIHLDKKIPVAAGLAGGSSDAAATLRGLNRLWRLNIPDHELQELGAELGSDVPFCITGGTALATGRGEKLKPIPNPPQCWVILAKPPINVSTADVYGRFRSDKIVRHPSAAKMEQAIRNHSFAEVCGQMGNVLEDVTLKLYPEVQHLKDAMIKLGADGVLMSGSGPTVFGLVSKEAKVARIYNGLRGFCKEVYAVRMLT; encoded by the coding sequence TTGAAAATTTACGAAAAAGCGCCTGCTAAAATTAATTTGATGCTGGACGTTTTACATAAACGAAGCGACGGGTTCCATGAAGTCGAGATGATCATGACCATGGTCGATTTGGCAGACCGGCTGGAAATGTCAGAACTGCCTCGCGATACGATATTTATCTCCAGTCAGGCGGGGTATATTCCGCTTGATGAGAAGAATCTGGCATTCCAGGCGGCCAGATTGATCAAAGAACGCTACGACGTGCGTACTGGAGTGCACATTCATCTGGACAAAAAAATTCCGGTGGCTGCCGGTCTGGCAGGCGGCAGCAGTGATGCTGCAGCTACGCTGCGCGGCTTGAACCGCCTCTGGCGTCTGAATATCCCAGATCATGAGCTCCAGGAGCTTGGAGCAGAGCTTGGTTCGGATGTACCTTTTTGTATTACAGGAGGTACAGCGCTCGCTACAGGCCGTGGAGAAAAACTGAAGCCAATACCTAACCCACCGCAATGCTGGGTCATCTTGGCGAAACCTCCAATCAATGTGTCGACAGCCGATGTGTACGGAAGATTCCGCAGCGATAAGATTGTTCGCCATCCGAGTGCGGCCAAGATGGAGCAGGCCATTCGTAATCATTCCTTTGCAGAGGTATGCGGACAGATGGGGAATGTGCTTGAGGATGTCACGCTTAAGCTGTATCCGGAAGTCCAGCATTTGAAGGATGCCATGATAAAGCTGGGTGCAGATGGGGTACTCATGTCGGGTAGTGGCCCAACCGTATTTGGGTTGGTCTCCAAGGAAGCGAAGGTTGCACGGATCTATAATGGGCTGCGCGGCTTCTGCAAAGAAGTGTATGCAGTACGCATGTTGACTTAG
- the spoVG gene encoding septation regulator SpoVG, giving the protein MQITDVRLRRVNSEGRMKAIASITIDNEFVVHDIRVIDGNNGMFVAMPSKRTPDGEFRDIAHPISSGTREKIQAAVLTEYDRAATEEEVIEEGA; this is encoded by the coding sequence ATGCAAATTACGGATGTCAGACTCCGCCGCGTTAACTCGGAAGGGAGAATGAAGGCTATCGCATCCATTACCATCGATAACGAATTCGTCGTTCATGACATTCGCGTCATTGATGGGAACAACGGAATGTTTGTTGCTATGCCGAGCAAGCGGACTCCTGACGGAGAATTCCGTGATATCGCCCACCCGATCTCTTCCGGTACTCGTGAGAAGATTCAGGCTGCTGTTTTGACTGAGTATGACCGCGCTGCAACTGAGGAAGAAGTCATTGAAGAAGGTGCCTGA